A region from the Acanthopagrus latus isolate v.2019 chromosome 8, fAcaLat1.1, whole genome shotgun sequence genome encodes:
- the LOC119023825 gene encoding uncharacterized protein LOC119023825 isoform X3, translated as MMRGNTLSAQCVILEICPLAASKSKPRISPAQWRSRRRKQGTDMKEKSGVFPAWKVLLAGMCVLLLLSSAGLVFLLVRQRELTEELLRLDAQVRELSQSCSLQAGIMEPAEAGEPEKLHRSRRDQEEDPSQIQEEKDMMMMMTYSMVPVKALMDLCNSSRGFCITGPAGPPGLPGRAGSPGPQGVAGPQGRRGKRGPPGEKGDPGPKGDPGPLRLKGETSNDILVEGPPGPRGPPGPPGPPCPAWYCNKVRNKSTRGHICETNKLMDSSPVLINETDTENTSSSAINKTESATSHQDEHQNNATDNMRWAKTESSMTHPADDDSNVTNVTDSKRLLHTNVEPESVSIHPEYSHDNFNDTNTENFTEAPIQLLPDDVCFYSSAPNLPDMIQNSDTFSDRENLTITLKNELVSPRPDNSLIETIRESVTEAPTINQLLVTESVSSHQDVSHDTLNNAKRKNATEAPISFLPVSPTTHPADDAREVFIVNNSEKHQNTDEESVLPTTRTAHEARDVLTVSDSEKPQDRQDLSVSPTTHPADEARDVFIVSGSEKPQDREEVSALPTVNTAHEARDVSNVADAGKLPDTDGPSESALLHEDFSQNTLNDSSTENVTDQTNKLLTAPLTVGQNSDASKNSRTIVDSHITSESHQDDSQDNVTNSVSWTETAETESPKSHPADDDKSVLNLTDSEKLRNTSVESESVSVHPEYSHNTLNDTNTENFTEAPFRLLPALLSPDLSQSSDNFTDRENFTFILKNESVSPHQDDSHDTLNKTGRENATEALFKLLTASLSVDDTQKKETFNNSDNIMDKPMKSDSSYLLETDNKINVTNTERSTRTECTMKTIKCPERAIKMSSTYGAWMSDASQLDDDRYWVAEHFSGRVLAEHRNISTFQNKSSNDIDMRRYYQGCGHVIYKKSLFFQSAGTNILVKFDLNTRSTSTLVMANSRHNNLAYLFRNSKTYFKFAVDENGLWVIFAADTEDNTMVAKLNPDTFSVESVINTHYPTTKAGNAFIVCGMLYFTDDKDRRVTYAFDLKDQSPQDASFDLRPADGILAMVSYYPNKKLLYMWDNSSVKTCRVKVKPTPK; from the exons ATGATGAGAGGCAACACACTGTCTGCACAATGTGTCATTCTTGAAATATGTCCATTAGCTGCCTCTAAATCAA AGCCCCGGATCAGTCCTGCtcagtggaggagcaggaggaggaaacagggcACAGACATGAAGGAGAAGAGTGGAGTTTTCCCTGCTTGGAAGGTGCTGCTGGCGGGGATGTgtgtcctgctgctcctcagctcagcaGGTTTGGTGTTCCTGCTGGTGCGACAGAGGGAGCTGACGGAGGAGCTGCTCAGGTTGGATGCACAGGTGCGGGAGctgtcacagagctgcagcctgcaggcgGGAATCATGGAGCCTGCAGAAGCTGGAGAGCCGGAGAAGCTCCACCGCAGCAGAAGAGACCAGGAGGAAGATCCATCACAGATCCAGGAGGAGAaggatatgatgatgatgatgacatacTCCATGGTTCCT GTCAAAGCCCTCATGGATCTGTGTAACAGCTCCAGAGGATTTTGTATAACAG GCCCAGCTGGACCTCCAG GATTGCCTGGCAGAGCTGGTTCACCAGGACCACAGGGTGTGGCCGGGCCGCAGGGGAGACGAGGAAAAAGAG GACCCCCTGGTGAAAAAGGAGATCCAGGACCTAAAGGAGACCCTGGGCCTCTTCGACTGAAAGGAGAAACCTCCAATGACATTCTGGTGGAGG GGCCTCCTGGTCCAAGGGGTCCTCCGGGCCCACCTGGCCCACCCTGTCCTGCCTGGTACTGTAATAAAGTGAGAAACAAGTCCACCAGAGGGCACATCTGTGAAACCAACAAGTTGATGG ATTCATCTCCTGTTCTGATCAACGAAACggacacagaaaacaccagcagctctgccaTTAACAAAACTG AGTCAGCAACATCTCATCAAGACGAGCACCAGAACAATGCAACTGACAATATGAGATGGGCAAAAACTG AATCATCAATGACACACCCAGCTGATGATGACAGCAATGTAACGAATGTTACTGACTCTAAAAGACTCCTACACACAAATGTTGAACCTG AGTCAGTTTCGATTCATCCAGAGTACAGCCACGACAACTTCAATGACACCAACACAGAGAACTTTACAGAGGCACCAATTCAATTATTACCAG ATGATGTCTGCTTTTATTCCTCAGCCCCAAATCTGCCAGACATGATTCAAAACAGCGACACCTTCAGTGACAGAGAAAACTTAACTATCACCTTGAAAAATG AGTTAGTGTCACCTCGTCCAGACAACTCACTGATTGAAACCATCAGAGAGAGTGTGACAGAGGCTCCAACTATTAACCAATTACTAGTTACAG AGTCAGTGTCATCTCATCAAGACGTCAGCCACGACACCTTGAACAATGCCAAACGAAAGAATGCTACAGAGGCACCAATTTCATTTTTACCAG TGTCTCCAACAACACATCCAGCTGATGACGCCAGAGAGGTTTTTATTGTCAATAACTCAgagaaacatcaaaacacagacGAGGAATCTG TGTTACCAACAACACGTACAGCTCATGAAGCCAGAGATGTTTTAACTGTCAGTGACTCTGAGAAACCTCAAGACAGACAGGACTTATCTG TGTCACCAACAACACATCCTGCTGATGAAGCCagagatgtttttattgtcagtgGCTCTGAGAAACCtcaagacagagaggaagtaTCTG cattaCCAACAGTAAACACAGCTCATGAAGCCAGAGACGTGTCTAATGTAGCTGACGCCGGGAAACTTCCAGACACTGATGGACCATCTG AGTCGGCATTGCTTCATGAAGACTTCAGCCAGAACACCCTGAATGACTCCAGCACAGAGAATGttacagaccaaacaaacaaattattaacAG CTCCGCTCACTGTAGGACAAAACAGTGATGCCTCCAAGAATTCTCGAACCATCGTTGATTCACACATCACAAGTG agtCTCATCAAGATGACAGCCAGGACAATGTGACAAACAGTGTGAGTTGGACAGAAACTGCAGAAACTG AATCACCAAAGTCACATCCAGCTGATGACGACAAAAGTGTATTGAATTTGACTGACTCTGAGAAACTTCGAAACACAAGTGTGGAATCTG aaTCAGTATCAGTTCATCCAGAGTACAGCCACAACACCTTAAATGACACCAACACAGAGAACTTTACAGAGGCACCATTTAGATTATTACCAG ccctcctctctccagaCCTGAGTCAAAGCAGCGACAACTTCACTGACAGGGaaaattttacttttattttaaaaaacg AATCAGTGTCACCTCATCAAGACGACAGCCACGACACTTTGAACAAAACCGGAAGAGAAAATGCTACAGAGGCACTGTTTAAATTATTAACAG CCTCACTTTCTGTAGATGACACTCAAAAGAAGGAGACCTTCAATAACAGTGACAACATTATGGATAAACCAATGAAAAGTG ACTCTTCATATCTGCTTGAGACCGACAACAAGATCAATGTGACAAACACTGAGAGATCGACAAGAACTG AGTGCACTATGAAAACTATTAAATGTCCAGAAAGAGCCATCAAAATGTCGAGCACTTATGGAGCCTGGATGTCTGACGCATCCCAGCTGGATGACGATCGATACTGGGTGGCCGAACATTTTTCAG gTCGAGTTCTAGCAGAGCACAGGAACATATCAAcgtttcagaataaaagcagcaatGACATTGACATGAGGAGGTACTACCAGGGCTGTGGGCATGTCATTTACAAGAAGTCGTTGTTCTTTCAAAGTGCAGGAACAAACATACTTGTGAA ATTTGACTTGAACACCAGAAGTACAAGCACTCTGGTCATGGCAAACAGCAGGCACAACAACCTGGCTTATCTCTTCCGCAACTCCAAGACGTACTTCAAGTTTGCTGTGGACGAAAATGGACTGTGGGTCATTTTTGCTGCAGATACAGAGGATAACACAATGGTTGCAAAGCTTAATCCAGACACATTCTCTGTGGAGTCAGTCATTAACACTCACTACCCTACAACTAAAGCGGGAAATGCTTTCATCGTATGCGGGATGCTGTATTTCACAGACGACAAAGACAGAAGAGTTACATATGCCTTTGACTTAAAGGACCAGAGTCCTCAGGATGCAAGTTTTGATTTAAGGCCAGCTGATGGGATCTTGGCTATGGTATCTTATTATCCTAACAAAAAGCTTTTGTATATGTGGGACAACAGCAGTGTGAAAACATGCAGGGTTAAAGTCAAACCAACCCCAAAATAA
- the LOC119023825 gene encoding uncharacterized protein LOC119023825 isoform X1, translated as MMRGNTLSAQCVILEICPLAASKSKPRISPAQWRSRRRKQGTDMKEKSGVFPAWKVLLAGMCVLLLLSSAGLVFLLVRQRELTEELLRLDAQVRELSQSCSLQAGIMEPAEAGEPEKLHRSRRDQEEDPSQIQEEKDMMMMMTYSMVPVKALMDLCNSSRGFCITGPAGPPGLPGRAGSPGPQGVAGPQGRRGKRGPPGEKGDPGPKGDPGPLRLKGETSNDILVEGPPGPRGPPGPPGPPCPAWYCNKVRNKSTRGHICETNKLMDSSPVLINETDTENTSSSAINKTESATSHQDEHQNNATDNMRWAKTESSMTHPADDDSNVTNVTDSKRLLHTNVEPESVSIHPEYSHDNFNDTNTENFTEAPIQLLPDDVCFYSSAPNLPDMIQNSDTFSDRENLTITLKNELVSPRPDNSLIETIRESVTEAPTINQLLVTESVSSHQDVSHDTLNNAKRKNATEAPISFLPVSPTTHPADDAREVFIVNNSEKHQNTDEESVLPTTRTAHEARDVLTVSDSEKPQDRQDLSVSPTTHPADEARDVFIVSGSEKPQDREEVSALPTVNTAHEARDVSNVADAGKLPDTDGPSESALLHEDFSQNTLNDSSTENVTDQTNKLLTAPLTVGQNSDASKNSRTIVDSHITSESHQDDSQDNVTNSVSWTETAETESPKSHPADDDKSVLNLTDSEKLRNTSVESESVSVHPEYSHNTLNDTNTENFTEAPFRLLPALLSPDLSQSSDNFTDRENFTFILKNELVSPRPDYRHDTQIETSRESVTTAPVNLFTESVSPHQDDSHDTLNKTGRENATEALFKLLTASLSVDDTQKKETFNNSDNIMDKPMKSDSSYLLETDNKINVTNTERSTRTECTMKTIKCPERAIKMSSTYGAWMSDASQLDDDRYWVAEHFSGRVLAEHRNISTFQNKSSNDIDMRRYYQGCGHVIYKKSLFFQSAGTNILVKFDLNTRSTSTLVMANSRHNNLAYLFRNSKTYFKFAVDENGLWVIFAADTEDNTMVAKLNPDTFSVESVINTHYPTTKAGNAFIVCGMLYFTDDKDRRVTYAFDLKDQSPQDASFDLRPADGILAMVSYYPNKKLLYMWDNSSVKTCRVKVKPTPK; from the exons ATGATGAGAGGCAACACACTGTCTGCACAATGTGTCATTCTTGAAATATGTCCATTAGCTGCCTCTAAATCAA AGCCCCGGATCAGTCCTGCtcagtggaggagcaggaggaggaaacagggcACAGACATGAAGGAGAAGAGTGGAGTTTTCCCTGCTTGGAAGGTGCTGCTGGCGGGGATGTgtgtcctgctgctcctcagctcagcaGGTTTGGTGTTCCTGCTGGTGCGACAGAGGGAGCTGACGGAGGAGCTGCTCAGGTTGGATGCACAGGTGCGGGAGctgtcacagagctgcagcctgcaggcgGGAATCATGGAGCCTGCAGAAGCTGGAGAGCCGGAGAAGCTCCACCGCAGCAGAAGAGACCAGGAGGAAGATCCATCACAGATCCAGGAGGAGAaggatatgatgatgatgatgacatacTCCATGGTTCCT GTCAAAGCCCTCATGGATCTGTGTAACAGCTCCAGAGGATTTTGTATAACAG GCCCAGCTGGACCTCCAG GATTGCCTGGCAGAGCTGGTTCACCAGGACCACAGGGTGTGGCCGGGCCGCAGGGGAGACGAGGAAAAAGAG GACCCCCTGGTGAAAAAGGAGATCCAGGACCTAAAGGAGACCCTGGGCCTCTTCGACTGAAAGGAGAAACCTCCAATGACATTCTGGTGGAGG GGCCTCCTGGTCCAAGGGGTCCTCCGGGCCCACCTGGCCCACCCTGTCCTGCCTGGTACTGTAATAAAGTGAGAAACAAGTCCACCAGAGGGCACATCTGTGAAACCAACAAGTTGATGG ATTCATCTCCTGTTCTGATCAACGAAACggacacagaaaacaccagcagctctgccaTTAACAAAACTG AGTCAGCAACATCTCATCAAGACGAGCACCAGAACAATGCAACTGACAATATGAGATGGGCAAAAACTG AATCATCAATGACACACCCAGCTGATGATGACAGCAATGTAACGAATGTTACTGACTCTAAAAGACTCCTACACACAAATGTTGAACCTG AGTCAGTTTCGATTCATCCAGAGTACAGCCACGACAACTTCAATGACACCAACACAGAGAACTTTACAGAGGCACCAATTCAATTATTACCAG ATGATGTCTGCTTTTATTCCTCAGCCCCAAATCTGCCAGACATGATTCAAAACAGCGACACCTTCAGTGACAGAGAAAACTTAACTATCACCTTGAAAAATG AGTTAGTGTCACCTCGTCCAGACAACTCACTGATTGAAACCATCAGAGAGAGTGTGACAGAGGCTCCAACTATTAACCAATTACTAGTTACAG AGTCAGTGTCATCTCATCAAGACGTCAGCCACGACACCTTGAACAATGCCAAACGAAAGAATGCTACAGAGGCACCAATTTCATTTTTACCAG TGTCTCCAACAACACATCCAGCTGATGACGCCAGAGAGGTTTTTATTGTCAATAACTCAgagaaacatcaaaacacagacGAGGAATCTG TGTTACCAACAACACGTACAGCTCATGAAGCCAGAGATGTTTTAACTGTCAGTGACTCTGAGAAACCTCAAGACAGACAGGACTTATCTG TGTCACCAACAACACATCCTGCTGATGAAGCCagagatgtttttattgtcagtgGCTCTGAGAAACCtcaagacagagaggaagtaTCTG cattaCCAACAGTAAACACAGCTCATGAAGCCAGAGACGTGTCTAATGTAGCTGACGCCGGGAAACTTCCAGACACTGATGGACCATCTG AGTCGGCATTGCTTCATGAAGACTTCAGCCAGAACACCCTGAATGACTCCAGCACAGAGAATGttacagaccaaacaaacaaattattaacAG CTCCGCTCACTGTAGGACAAAACAGTGATGCCTCCAAGAATTCTCGAACCATCGTTGATTCACACATCACAAGTG agtCTCATCAAGATGACAGCCAGGACAATGTGACAAACAGTGTGAGTTGGACAGAAACTGCAGAAACTG AATCACCAAAGTCACATCCAGCTGATGACGACAAAAGTGTATTGAATTTGACTGACTCTGAGAAACTTCGAAACACAAGTGTGGAATCTG aaTCAGTATCAGTTCATCCAGAGTACAGCCACAACACCTTAAATGACACCAACACAGAGAACTTTACAGAGGCACCATTTAGATTATTACCAG ccctcctctctccagaCCTGAGTCAAAGCAGCGACAACTTCACTGACAGGGaaaattttacttttattttaaaaaacg aGTTAGTATCACCTCGTCCAGATTACAGACATGACACACAGATTGAAACCAGCAGGGAAAGTGTTACAACAGCACCAGTTAACTTGTTTACAG AATCAGTGTCACCTCATCAAGACGACAGCCACGACACTTTGAACAAAACCGGAAGAGAAAATGCTACAGAGGCACTGTTTAAATTATTAACAG CCTCACTTTCTGTAGATGACACTCAAAAGAAGGAGACCTTCAATAACAGTGACAACATTATGGATAAACCAATGAAAAGTG ACTCTTCATATCTGCTTGAGACCGACAACAAGATCAATGTGACAAACACTGAGAGATCGACAAGAACTG AGTGCACTATGAAAACTATTAAATGTCCAGAAAGAGCCATCAAAATGTCGAGCACTTATGGAGCCTGGATGTCTGACGCATCCCAGCTGGATGACGATCGATACTGGGTGGCCGAACATTTTTCAG gTCGAGTTCTAGCAGAGCACAGGAACATATCAAcgtttcagaataaaagcagcaatGACATTGACATGAGGAGGTACTACCAGGGCTGTGGGCATGTCATTTACAAGAAGTCGTTGTTCTTTCAAAGTGCAGGAACAAACATACTTGTGAA ATTTGACTTGAACACCAGAAGTACAAGCACTCTGGTCATGGCAAACAGCAGGCACAACAACCTGGCTTATCTCTTCCGCAACTCCAAGACGTACTTCAAGTTTGCTGTGGACGAAAATGGACTGTGGGTCATTTTTGCTGCAGATACAGAGGATAACACAATGGTTGCAAAGCTTAATCCAGACACATTCTCTGTGGAGTCAGTCATTAACACTCACTACCCTACAACTAAAGCGGGAAATGCTTTCATCGTATGCGGGATGCTGTATTTCACAGACGACAAAGACAGAAGAGTTACATATGCCTTTGACTTAAAGGACCAGAGTCCTCAGGATGCAAGTTTTGATTTAAGGCCAGCTGATGGGATCTTGGCTATGGTATCTTATTATCCTAACAAAAAGCTTTTGTATATGTGGGACAACAGCAGTGTGAAAACATGCAGGGTTAAAGTCAAACCAACCCCAAAATAA
- the LOC119023825 gene encoding mucin-17-like isoform X2, whose protein sequence is MMRGNTLSAQCVILEICPLAASKSKPRISPAQWRSRRRKQGTDMKEKSGVFPAWKVLLAGMCVLLLLSSAGLVFLLVRQRELTEELLRLDAQVRELSQSCSLQAGIMEPAEAGEPEKLHRSRRDQEEDPSQIQEEKDMMMMMTYSMVPVKALMDLCNSSRGFCITGPAGPPGLPGRAGSPGPQGVAGPQGRRGKRGPPGEKGDPGPKGDPGPLRLKGETSNDILVEGPPGPRGPPGPPGPPCPAWYCNKVRNKSTRGHICETNKLMDSSPVLINETDTENTSSSAINKTESATSHQDEHQNNATDNMRWAKTESSMTHPADDDSNVTNVTDSKRLLHTNVEPESVSIHPEYSHDNFNDTNTENFTEAPIQLLPAPNLPDMIQNSDTFSDRENLTITLKNELVSPRPDNSLIETIRESVTEAPTINQLLVTESVSSHQDVSHDTLNNAKRKNATEAPISFLPVSPTTHPADDAREVFIVNNSEKHQNTDEESVLPTTRTAHEARDVLTVSDSEKPQDRQDLSVSPTTHPADEARDVFIVSGSEKPQDREEVSALPTVNTAHEARDVSNVADAGKLPDTDGPSESALLHEDFSQNTLNDSSTENVTDQTNKLLTAPLTVGQNSDASKNSRTIVDSHITSESHQDDSQDNVTNSVSWTETAETESPKSHPADDDKSVLNLTDSEKLRNTSVESESVSVHPEYSHNTLNDTNTENFTEAPFRLLPALLSPDLSQSSDNFTDRENFTFILKNELVSPRPDYRHDTQIETSRESVTTAPVNLFTESVSPHQDDSHDTLNKTGRENATEALFKLLTASLSVDDTQKKETFNNSDNIMDKPMKSDSSYLLETDNKINVTNTERSTRTECTMKTIKCPERAIKMSSTYGAWMSDASQLDDDRYWVAEHFSGRVLAEHRNISTFQNKSSNDIDMRRYYQGCGHVIYKKSLFFQSAGTNILVKFDLNTRSTSTLVMANSRHNNLAYLFRNSKTYFKFAVDENGLWVIFAADTEDNTMVAKLNPDTFSVESVINTHYPTTKAGNAFIVCGMLYFTDDKDRRVTYAFDLKDQSPQDASFDLRPADGILAMVSYYPNKKLLYMWDNSSVKTCRVKVKPTPK, encoded by the exons ATGATGAGAGGCAACACACTGTCTGCACAATGTGTCATTCTTGAAATATGTCCATTAGCTGCCTCTAAATCAA AGCCCCGGATCAGTCCTGCtcagtggaggagcaggaggaggaaacagggcACAGACATGAAGGAGAAGAGTGGAGTTTTCCCTGCTTGGAAGGTGCTGCTGGCGGGGATGTgtgtcctgctgctcctcagctcagcaGGTTTGGTGTTCCTGCTGGTGCGACAGAGGGAGCTGACGGAGGAGCTGCTCAGGTTGGATGCACAGGTGCGGGAGctgtcacagagctgcagcctgcaggcgGGAATCATGGAGCCTGCAGAAGCTGGAGAGCCGGAGAAGCTCCACCGCAGCAGAAGAGACCAGGAGGAAGATCCATCACAGATCCAGGAGGAGAaggatatgatgatgatgatgacatacTCCATGGTTCCT GTCAAAGCCCTCATGGATCTGTGTAACAGCTCCAGAGGATTTTGTATAACAG GCCCAGCTGGACCTCCAG GATTGCCTGGCAGAGCTGGTTCACCAGGACCACAGGGTGTGGCCGGGCCGCAGGGGAGACGAGGAAAAAGAG GACCCCCTGGTGAAAAAGGAGATCCAGGACCTAAAGGAGACCCTGGGCCTCTTCGACTGAAAGGAGAAACCTCCAATGACATTCTGGTGGAGG GGCCTCCTGGTCCAAGGGGTCCTCCGGGCCCACCTGGCCCACCCTGTCCTGCCTGGTACTGTAATAAAGTGAGAAACAAGTCCACCAGAGGGCACATCTGTGAAACCAACAAGTTGATGG ATTCATCTCCTGTTCTGATCAACGAAACggacacagaaaacaccagcagctctgccaTTAACAAAACTG AGTCAGCAACATCTCATCAAGACGAGCACCAGAACAATGCAACTGACAATATGAGATGGGCAAAAACTG AATCATCAATGACACACCCAGCTGATGATGACAGCAATGTAACGAATGTTACTGACTCTAAAAGACTCCTACACACAAATGTTGAACCTG AGTCAGTTTCGATTCATCCAGAGTACAGCCACGACAACTTCAATGACACCAACACAGAGAACTTTACAGAGGCACCAATTCAATTATTACCAG CCCCAAATCTGCCAGACATGATTCAAAACAGCGACACCTTCAGTGACAGAGAAAACTTAACTATCACCTTGAAAAATG AGTTAGTGTCACCTCGTCCAGACAACTCACTGATTGAAACCATCAGAGAGAGTGTGACAGAGGCTCCAACTATTAACCAATTACTAGTTACAG AGTCAGTGTCATCTCATCAAGACGTCAGCCACGACACCTTGAACAATGCCAAACGAAAGAATGCTACAGAGGCACCAATTTCATTTTTACCAG TGTCTCCAACAACACATCCAGCTGATGACGCCAGAGAGGTTTTTATTGTCAATAACTCAgagaaacatcaaaacacagacGAGGAATCTG TGTTACCAACAACACGTACAGCTCATGAAGCCAGAGATGTTTTAACTGTCAGTGACTCTGAGAAACCTCAAGACAGACAGGACTTATCTG TGTCACCAACAACACATCCTGCTGATGAAGCCagagatgtttttattgtcagtgGCTCTGAGAAACCtcaagacagagaggaagtaTCTG cattaCCAACAGTAAACACAGCTCATGAAGCCAGAGACGTGTCTAATGTAGCTGACGCCGGGAAACTTCCAGACACTGATGGACCATCTG AGTCGGCATTGCTTCATGAAGACTTCAGCCAGAACACCCTGAATGACTCCAGCACAGAGAATGttacagaccaaacaaacaaattattaacAG CTCCGCTCACTGTAGGACAAAACAGTGATGCCTCCAAGAATTCTCGAACCATCGTTGATTCACACATCACAAGTG agtCTCATCAAGATGACAGCCAGGACAATGTGACAAACAGTGTGAGTTGGACAGAAACTGCAGAAACTG AATCACCAAAGTCACATCCAGCTGATGACGACAAAAGTGTATTGAATTTGACTGACTCTGAGAAACTTCGAAACACAAGTGTGGAATCTG aaTCAGTATCAGTTCATCCAGAGTACAGCCACAACACCTTAAATGACACCAACACAGAGAACTTTACAGAGGCACCATTTAGATTATTACCAG ccctcctctctccagaCCTGAGTCAAAGCAGCGACAACTTCACTGACAGGGaaaattttacttttattttaaaaaacg aGTTAGTATCACCTCGTCCAGATTACAGACATGACACACAGATTGAAACCAGCAGGGAAAGTGTTACAACAGCACCAGTTAACTTGTTTACAG AATCAGTGTCACCTCATCAAGACGACAGCCACGACACTTTGAACAAAACCGGAAGAGAAAATGCTACAGAGGCACTGTTTAAATTATTAACAG CCTCACTTTCTGTAGATGACACTCAAAAGAAGGAGACCTTCAATAACAGTGACAACATTATGGATAAACCAATGAAAAGTG ACTCTTCATATCTGCTTGAGACCGACAACAAGATCAATGTGACAAACACTGAGAGATCGACAAGAACTG AGTGCACTATGAAAACTATTAAATGTCCAGAAAGAGCCATCAAAATGTCGAGCACTTATGGAGCCTGGATGTCTGACGCATCCCAGCTGGATGACGATCGATACTGGGTGGCCGAACATTTTTCAG gTCGAGTTCTAGCAGAGCACAGGAACATATCAAcgtttcagaataaaagcagcaatGACATTGACATGAGGAGGTACTACCAGGGCTGTGGGCATGTCATTTACAAGAAGTCGTTGTTCTTTCAAAGTGCAGGAACAAACATACTTGTGAA ATTTGACTTGAACACCAGAAGTACAAGCACTCTGGTCATGGCAAACAGCAGGCACAACAACCTGGCTTATCTCTTCCGCAACTCCAAGACGTACTTCAAGTTTGCTGTGGACGAAAATGGACTGTGGGTCATTTTTGCTGCAGATACAGAGGATAACACAATGGTTGCAAAGCTTAATCCAGACACATTCTCTGTGGAGTCAGTCATTAACACTCACTACCCTACAACTAAAGCGGGAAATGCTTTCATCGTATGCGGGATGCTGTATTTCACAGACGACAAAGACAGAAGAGTTACATATGCCTTTGACTTAAAGGACCAGAGTCCTCAGGATGCAAGTTTTGATTTAAGGCCAGCTGATGGGATCTTGGCTATGGTATCTTATTATCCTAACAAAAAGCTTTTGTATATGTGGGACAACAGCAGTGTGAAAACATGCAGGGTTAAAGTCAAACCAACCCCAAAATAA